Proteins from a genomic interval of Acipenser ruthenus chromosome 46, fAciRut3.2 maternal haplotype, whole genome shotgun sequence:
- the LOC131696654 gene encoding shadow of prion protein-like — protein sequence MRCHGVLALTWASLLLLATLTPVVQSRGGRGGSRGGGLRGRFGGGSKPKAPPPAGEHINRGSSNQGMKMAGAAAVGAVAGAAMGYGLGSMGRPRFHQRYGDDFSEENQRDYYPDPMNGNRSMMLSEDQYNNEAGQHAASVITLLGSLALGLLGTWMKA from the coding sequence ATGCGTTGCCATGGCGTGCTGGCTCTCACCTGGGCCTCCCTGTTGCTCCTGGCAACGCTCACCCCTGTGGTCCAATCGCGAGGCGGCAGGGGCGGATCCAGAGGAGGCGGGCTGAGAGGCCGATTCGGGGGCGGATCCAAGCCCAAGGCCCCGCCCCCAGCGGGAGAGCACATAAACCGCGGCTCGTCCAATCAGGGCATGAAGATGGCGGGCGCGGCGGCGGTTGGGGCAGTTGCCGGGGCAGCAATGGGGTACGGGCTGGGGTCCATGGGGAGACCGCGCTTTCACCAGAGGTACGGAGACGACTTCTCAGAGGAGAATCAGCGCGATTACTACCCCGACCCCATGAACGGAAACCGCTCCATGATGCTGTCCGAAGATCAGTACAACAATGAGGCCGGACAGCACGCTGCCAGCGTGATCACCCTGCTGGGATCCCTCGCACTGGGGCTGCTCGGGACCTGGATGAAGGCTTGA
- the LOC117397876 gene encoding ras association domain-containing protein 2-like isoform X1, which produces MDCSQDSVQIGQNKYIAKSELLSHLKTYNLYYEGQNLQLRHREEEEELIVEGLLNIFWGLRRPIRLQMQDDNERIKPPPSSTSWHSGCTLDAQKPESTEWETPTIQITEPESQSEESSSVAEENNAGLTECEEEDSPQLLRTKSDAGVWRRGNRRTPSDQRRLKRHRFSINGHFYNHKTAVFTPAFGSVTNVRINSSMTTPQVLKLLLNKFKIENSPDEFALYLVHTSGERQRLILTDYPLVVRVLQGPCEQVSKIFLMEKDLGEEVTYDVAQYIKFEMPVLQSFITKLKEEEDREVQKLKTKYTAIRSMIQQKIQHLGDGPTSM; this is translated from the exons ATGGACTGCAGTCAGGACTCGGTTCAGATCGGACAGAATAAGTACATCGCCAA AAGTGAACTTTTGTCACATTTGAAAACCTACAACCTGTACTATGAGGGACAGAACCTGCAGCTGCGACACAGAGAG gaggaggaggagctgatAGTGGAGGGCTTATTAAACATCTTCTGGGGGCTGCGCCGGCCAATCAGATTGCAGATGCAAGATGACAACGAGCGAATCAAACCGCCCCCTTCCTCCACATCCTGGCACTCGGGCTGCACGCTGGACGCACAGAA GCCTGAGAGCACAGAGTGGGAAACGCCCACTATCCAGATCACAGAGCCAGAGAGCCAATCGGAAGAGAGCAGTTCTGTCGCCGAGGAGAACAATGCAG GCTTGACAGAGTGTGAAGAGGAGGACTCCCCTCAGCTCCTCCGTACAAAGAGTGATGCGGGCGTGTGGAGGAGGGGCAACCGCCGGACCCCCAGCGACCAGAGACGACTCAAACGCCACAGATTCTCCATCAACGGACACTTTTACAACCACAAG ACGGCAGTCTTCACTCCTGCGTTTGGTTCCGTGACGAACGTGCGGATCAACAGCAGCATGACAACGCCTCAAGTGCTGAAGCTGCTGCTGAACAAATTCAAG ATTGAAAACTCTCCTGATGAATTTGCCCTGTACCTGGTGCACACCAGTGGAG AGCGGCAGAGGCTGATCCTGACAGACTACCCCCTGGTTGTGCGAGTGCTGCAGGGCCCCTGTGAGCAGGTCAGCAAGATCTTCCTGATGGAGAAGGACCTGGGCGAGGAGGTCACCTACGAC gtgGCTCAGTACATCAAGTTTGAGATGCCAGTGCTGCAGAGCTTCATCACCAagctgaaggaggaggaggaccGCGAGGTTCAGAAACTCAAGACAAA GTACACGGCCATTCGCTCCATGATCCAACAGAAGATCCAGCACCTAGGCGATGGGCCGACCTCCATGTAA
- the LOC117397876 gene encoding ras association domain-containing protein 2-like isoform X2, producing the protein MDCSQDSVQIGQNKYIAKSELLSHLKTYNLYYEGQNLQLRHREEEEELIVEGLLNIFWGLRRPIRLQMQDDNERIKPPPSSTSWHSGCTLDAQKPESTEWETPTIQITEPESQSEESSSVAEENNAGLTECEEEDSPQLLRTKSDAGVWRRGNRRTPSDQRRLKRHRFSINGHFYNHKTAVFTPAFGSVTNVRINSSMTTPQVLKLLLNKFKIENSPDEFALYLVHTSGERQRLILTDYPLVVRVLQGPCEQVSKIFLMEKDLGEEVTYDVAQYIKFEMPVLQSFITKLKEEEDREVQKLKTK; encoded by the exons ATGGACTGCAGTCAGGACTCGGTTCAGATCGGACAGAATAAGTACATCGCCAA AAGTGAACTTTTGTCACATTTGAAAACCTACAACCTGTACTATGAGGGACAGAACCTGCAGCTGCGACACAGAGAG gaggaggaggagctgatAGTGGAGGGCTTATTAAACATCTTCTGGGGGCTGCGCCGGCCAATCAGATTGCAGATGCAAGATGACAACGAGCGAATCAAACCGCCCCCTTCCTCCACATCCTGGCACTCGGGCTGCACGCTGGACGCACAGAA GCCTGAGAGCACAGAGTGGGAAACGCCCACTATCCAGATCACAGAGCCAGAGAGCCAATCGGAAGAGAGCAGTTCTGTCGCCGAGGAGAACAATGCAG GCTTGACAGAGTGTGAAGAGGAGGACTCCCCTCAGCTCCTCCGTACAAAGAGTGATGCGGGCGTGTGGAGGAGGGGCAACCGCCGGACCCCCAGCGACCAGAGACGACTCAAACGCCACAGATTCTCCATCAACGGACACTTTTACAACCACAAG ACGGCAGTCTTCACTCCTGCGTTTGGTTCCGTGACGAACGTGCGGATCAACAGCAGCATGACAACGCCTCAAGTGCTGAAGCTGCTGCTGAACAAATTCAAG ATTGAAAACTCTCCTGATGAATTTGCCCTGTACCTGGTGCACACCAGTGGAG AGCGGCAGAGGCTGATCCTGACAGACTACCCCCTGGTTGTGCGAGTGCTGCAGGGCCCCTGTGAGCAGGTCAGCAAGATCTTCCTGATGGAGAAGGACCTGGGCGAGGAGGTCACCTACGAC gtgGCTCAGTACATCAAGTTTGAGATGCCAGTGCTGCAGAGCTTCATCACCAagctgaaggaggaggaggaccGCGAGGTTCAGAAACTCAAGACAAAGTAG